GTGATCGGCTACGATAAAGCTGCGCAAATTGCGCATAAAGCCCATCATGAAAATACCACGCTCAAGGAGGCCAGTGTCGCGCTTGGATATTTGAGCGCTGAGGAATTCGACCGTGCGGTACGGCCTGAAGAGATGATTGCGCCGAGGTAGGGAACTCGGGAACTCTACTGTAACTCCCCTCCTGAAGCTTTCACCCCCTTTTTCAAAGGGGGTAAGGGATGAGAGGTGAGGGGTGGAGAACTTGAGAAGGCAGAGAAGCGAGCACTCAAGGAGGTGGGTTAGGGAGGGCTTAAACGAAACCTTTGTTTCATGGATGAAACAACGGAGCGTACAAGGACGTATTCACAGCGTTTTCGTTTAAGCCCTCCCTAACCCACCTCCTTGAGTGCGTATTGAGGCACCATTAGAGTTGCATAAAGCTTTAAACTTAATTGTCATTATTTTGTAACATCTGCGATATACACTGCTCACCACACCCACTGATTCTCACACGGAGAAACCCAGCAATGAAATTCAAATTACTCGCTCAATTAGGGCTGCTCGGTACACTCGTAGCTGCTCATGCCGCCACTGACAGTAAAATCATCACAGGCGCAGGCGCAACCTTCCCCTACCCGCTTTACGTCAAATGGGCGGAAGCTTACCAAAAAGAAACCAGCGTTCAACTCAACTACCAACCCATAGGCTCAGGCGGCGGTATCAAACAAATCCAAGCCAATACCGTCGACTTTGGTGCTTCCGACAAACCCCTATCCAGCGATGAACTCAAACAAAACAACCTCACCCAATTCCCCACAGTGATCGGTGGAGTCGTTCCTGTTATTAATCTACCTGGCATACAAAGCGGACAAGTTAAACTTTCAGGCAATGTGTTAGGCGATATCTATCTAGGGAAAATAAAAAACTGGAATGACCCGCAAATCAGTGCCTTAAATCCGGGCATACAACTACCTAATACCGCCATTACTGTCGTACATCGCTCTGACGGTTCCGGTACCACTTTCTTATTTACTGATTATCTATCTAAAGTAAACAACAACTGGAAAACTCAAGCCGGAGCAGATACCGCCGTAGCTTGGCCAACTGGCATTGGCGGTAAAGGCAATGAAGGCGTCGCTTCCTATGTACAACGCATCAAAGGCGCCATTGGTTACGTAGAATATGCCTATGCCCAACAAAATAAAATGGTATCCGTAGAACTTAAAAACAAAGACGGTAACCTGGTTAACCCCTCTATCGATACATTTGCCGCAGCTGCCGCGAATGCCAAATGGAGCAGCCAAACAAATTTCGCTGAAATTTTAACCGATGAACCGGGAAGCCAAAGCTGGCCTATTGTCGGTGCAACCTTTATCCTCATGCATACTTCAGAAGATAATGCTGAAAAAGCTCATGACGTATTGAAATTTTTTGACTGGGCTTATCAGCATGGTAAACAAATGGCAAAGGATATGGATTATGTACCTCTGCCAGAACCAACCATAGATTTGATACATGCAGCATGGAAAGAAAACCTCAAAGATCAGAAAGGCAATCCCATATGGCATTAAAGCCGGAAAATTATGCGGACTATACATCCACATTAACAGATGGTGTACATCGCCCTGCTATTGATGAAAAAGTTGCGCGGTTGTTTCGCAAACAAAACCACTTGGATAAAATCATACAACTGGTAGCGGCGTTCTTCGCCGCTTGTTTGTTAGTGCTGGCCATTGCGATAGTGATTAAATTATTTCAAGCCAGCACCCCTAGTATCAAAGCCTTTCGATTGCACTTTTTGTTCAATGCATCCTGGAACCCAGTTACACATGATTTTGGTGCACTAGTCCCTATTCTCGGTACTTTAATTACTTCATTTATTGCTTTATTAATTGGCATTCCTATTAGTTTTGGCATTGCGCTATTCCTCACCGAGCTTGCACCAGAGATACTAAGACAACCTTTGCGCATTTTGGTTGAATTGCTAGCCGGCATTCCCAGTATTATTTACGGTATGTGGGGATTGTTTATTTTTGCCCCCTGGTTTGCAGATAATGTTCAACCCTGGCTGATTGAGCATCTCGGTAGCCGACCTTTTTTAGGTCCGTTATTTCAAGGCGCGCCCTTGGGTATTGGTCTTTTGACGGCGGGGATTGTCTTGAGCATTATGGTGATTCCTTTCATTGCTTCTGTCATGCGCGATGTATTTGAAATTGTCCCCGATTTACTTAAAGAATCGGCTTATGCATTAGGCGCTACGCGCTGGGAAGTGGTTTGGAATATTATTTTGCCCTATTCGCGAGTTGGGGTGGTCGGGGGCATTATTCTAGGCTTGGGTAGGGCTTTGGGAGAAACCATGGCCGTAGCCTTTGTGATTGGTAATGCGCATCAGCTCTCCAGTTCTTTGTTGATGCCTAGTACCAGTATTTCTTCCGCGCTGGCCAATGAATTCACCGAAGCTACCGGGACACTTTATAACTCAGCATTAAGTGAATTGGGTCTGATTTTATTTGGGATTACATTATTGGTCTTTGTAATGTCTAAAATGCTAATGAAGCGATTACAGAATTATCGGGCAGTATAAAAATGTCTTTTCTATATTACAAACGCCGTTTTATAAATTCCGTGAGCTTAGTCTTAGCAACAGTGGCTATGTTGATTGGTCTTGCATGGCTGGCATGGATACTGGTTAGCTTGATACAAAATGGCTGGCAAGGTTTGTCACTGCATATGTTTACTGCCAACACACAGCCACCGGGAAGCGCTGCTGGTGGCTTATTAAATGCCATTGTCGGCAGTGGCCTAATTATTATTTCCGCCGTGTTAATTGGTGCCCCCATAGGTTTGTTAATTGGCACTTATCTGGCTGAATTTGGTAAAAACTCTCGCTTTGCTAACATTGTGCGTTTTGTCAATGACGTGTTATTAAGCGCGCCATCTATCTTATTAGGGTTATTTATTTACCAGATTTATGTGGTCAAAATGCAGCATTTTTCCGGTTGGGCAGGCTCATTCGCGCTGGCATTATTAGTAGTTCCCATTGTGGTGCGTACCACCGAAGACATGTTTATCCTCGTGCCTAACACTTTGCGTGAAGCTGCTGCTGCCTTAGGCGCACCACGCTGGAAAGTCATTGCCTCTATCGTGCTGCGCGTATCGAGAACCGGGGTTTTAACCGGTATGTTACTGGCTTTGGCACGTATCAGCGGCGAAACTGCACCGCTTTTATTCACTGCGCTGAATAACCAGTTCTTCAGTTTAAACATGAATCATCCCATAGCCAATTTGCCTTCAGTTATTTTTCAATACGCCATGAGTCCTTATGAAGACTGGCATAAACTAGCCTGGGCGGGGGCGCTGTTAATTACTGGTTGTGTGCTAGGGCTCAATATTGTGGTCAGAGTAGTATTTAAACAGAAATCGCCTATTACATAAAAAATTCCTTATTCCTTCTCCCGTCTGTGACCGAAGGGAATCCCCTTGTGGGATGGGAGAAGGGAAGAAGCTAAGGCTGTATTTATTTTATTTCGGAATCAAAACCCATGTCCAATAGCAAGCCTATTAAAATCAAAACTCGCGACCTACATTTTTATTATGGAAAATTCCACGCCTTAAAAAGCATCAACTTTACCATCCCCAAGCATTCGGTCACTGCACTCATTGGTCCCTCCGGTTGTGGTAAATCTACTTTACTTCGCACTTTTAACCGCATGTATGAGTTGTACGACAATCAGTATGCGATTGGGGAAATACTTTTAGACCACCAAAATATCCTACAACCCCACCAAGATTTAAATATGCTACGTAGTAAAATTGGCATGGTGTTTCAAAAACCGACACCTTTTCCAATGTCAATTTTTGATAATGTCGCTTTTGGCGTCAAACTCTATGAAAAATTACACCGCGATGAATTAGCAGGTCGCGTCGAATGGGCGCTGCAAAAAGCCGCTCTATGGAAAGAGGTGAAAAATATATTGCGCCATAGCGGATTGAGTCTCTCCGGCGGACAGCAACAGCGTCTATGCATCGCTCGCGCCATCGCCGTTAAACCCGATGTGATTTTATTAGACGAACCCACTTCAGCACTCGACCCTATTTCTACCAAACATATAGAACAACTGATCGGTGAATTGAAGCCTGATTATACTATCTGTATCGTGACTCACAATATGCATCAAGCCAAACGCATATCTGATTACACCGCTTATATGTATTTAGGCGAGATGATTGAATACAATGAGACGGAAATTATTTTTAATAATCCCTCCAAACCTGCAACGCGGGATTTTGTGACGGGGCGGGTTGGTTAATTAAAAAATTTTTCTCTGAATTCCTTCTCCCGTCTGTGACCGAAGAAAATCTCCTTGTGGGATGGGAGAAGGAAAAAGATTAAGGCTGTAATATGAAAAAACCACTCATCCTAATCGTAGAAGACGAAGCCGCTATTTTAGAAATGCTGCAGCTGTCATTAAATATGGCAGGTTTTGCCACTACAACCGCGAGCAGCACCAAAGCAGCAGAAGAAAAAAACGCAGCGCGTATTCCTGATCTCATTCTACTAGACTGGATGCTTCCCGGCCAAAGTGGTGTCGATTACATCAAAAAATTACGCAACGACCCTACCACCATGCATATCCCCATTATTCTTTTAACCGCCAAAGCAGAAGAAGAAAATAAAATCAAAGGATTAGATGCAGGCGCTGACGATTACATCACCAAACCTTTCTCGCCACGCGAATTACTGTCCCGCATAAAAACTGTATTACGGCGGGGACCATTAGTCAGTACAGAAGGCATTATCACCATCAAAGATTTAGTACTGAATACACATACACGCAGTGTCAGCATCGGCGAAAAATCTCTGGAATTATCGCCGATTATTTATGATTTACTATATTTTTTCATACGCCATCAAAACCGCGTCTATACCCGAGAACAATTGTTACAGCATGTGTGGGGTGGCGATAAAGATATTAATGATCGTACAGTCGATGTGCAGATAAGGCGGCTGCGCAAAGTGTTAAAAAACTACGGCTACGATCATTACATACATACCATTTACGGAACGGGTTATCTGTTTTCGGAAGACAATGAATGACTAAGTCTGTGCAAAACAATCAACAATTACCGGATTTATTACCCATTCCGTTGATTTTTTTAGATCATGAATTACGTATCCAATCATGGAATCTCGCTGCAAAAAATCTGCTGAATTTAAATGCTAAAAAACATTTTCAGCAACCCATCAACACAATCTTCAATAAAGTCAATTTTGAAAAACTAGCGCGACAAAAATCTCATCCAACGATTGAGACTGCCCCTTTATATCACCCGGACATGGATTTATCGCTGTCACTGGTGGCTTGGCAGGATAATCAGTATTTACTGATTATGCGTGATGTCACCCAACTGCATCATCTGGAGCGAATCCGCCAGGATTTTGTCGCCAATGTTTCCCACGAATTGCGCACGCCATTGACTGTAGTGCATGGTTATTTGGAAATGTTACTTGACGAGGATGATCGCAAGCTACAGCCCTATAAAAAAATGCTGGAACAGATGTATCAACAAAGTTTACGCATGCAGAAATTAATTGAAGATTTATTGTTATTATCGCGGTTGGAGAGTGAGGTTACAGAAAATGAACGTTTCAAAACGGTTGCAGTCGCCAATCTACTGAAGGCCATTACTATCGATGCCAAGGCATTAAGTGGCAGTCATCTGCATCACATTAAACTCATCGCCGATCATAAACTTAAAATTGACGGACTAGAAAATGAATTACGCAGTGCGTTTTCTAATTTAATTTTTAATGCGGTGAACTATACGCCCGCTCGAGGCCACATTACCATTCACTGGTACAAAGAAGGCAATAATGCCTGCCTATCAGTTACCGATACTGGCATAGGCATCAAAGCCGAACATATTCCGCGTCTCACGGAGCGTTTTTACCGTGTAGATAAAGCACGTTCACGTTCAAGCGGCGGTACCGGCTTAGGTTTGGCAATCGTTAAGCATGTGCTATTATTACATAAAGCTAATTTAAAAATTCTTAGCGAACCTGGGAAAGGCAGTACATTCATTTGTATTTTTCCGGTTAAAACAGAATAACTCAATCCTGTTAAATAGAAGGAAGTTTTTATGACAAACATCACTTTTAAAGGAAATCCGATCAGCACCATTGGCGCTTTACCTGCCAAAGGCACCACACCTAAATTCACCCTCACTAAAAATGATCTGAGTGAAATCAGTTCCAAAGACCTGCGCGGACAAAAAGTCATTTTGAATATTTATGTGAGTCTAGACACCCCCGTATGTAGCTTGTCAGTGCAAAAATTTAATGATAAAAAAAATGAATTGGAAAATGTCAATGTGGTCTGCGTCTCGGCAGATTTACCCTTTGCTGCCACTCGTTTTTGCGATGCCGCGCAAATTAACAATGCAATTATCACCTCAACTTTTCGTCATCCTGAGTTTGGTAAAAATTTTGGGGTGACTATTGCTGAAGGACCTTTACAGGGATTGTTGTCACGAGCGATTGTCGTGCTGGATGAAAAAGGTAAGGTACTATACAGTGAACAAGTCGCAGAAGTGACGAATGAACCTGATTATGCTGCTGCTATAGCGGCAGCAACTTGATTATGTCTGATGCGGTTTTATTTTGGAAAATTATTTAGACGAGAAAACTACTGTGTCGCCAATCTGTATGGTTGATGCAGCATTAGCATTTAACTCTAATACTCTATCTGCTGGTTGCGGCGAAATATAATGTGCTAAATCCTGCAATAGCGTTCCTGGTGCTGGAGGCGGGATATTGCGGCTGATACCTATGACAACCTGATCTTTAATCCATACAATATCCAAAGGAAACTGCATGTCTCTCATCCAAAATGATAAGGTTTTTGCGTATGGAAACACAAAATACATGCCCTTATTTTTTCCAAGCGCGGAACGTCCAGATAATCCTTGCATACGTGTTGCATCGTTATCCGCAACTTCTACCTGATAAACAATGCTATTAATTTTCACAGTGCCTAAAGGCAGAGGATTGCTTTTAGCATTAGCATAAGTGGCAATGATAAAAAAACTGGTTAAAAATATTATAGTGATTAATTTTTTAAACATCTGATTTTCTCAAAATTTATAATGTTAACCGAGAGGTGTTAATCGCTGATGCGAAATTCAAAAAAATGCACGCCGTCCTGGCATGAATGCCAGGATCCATGTCACAAGAAGGTGAAAGTTTGCATCCCTGCAGACTGGATCCCGGCATCCATGCCGGGACGACGTGCCTTTTTTAAATTTCGCCCCCAACTACTTATAATAATAAACTCCGCAAAAAATTTTCAGCTCGAATAATTTCAATTCCATTCTGCACTAACTCATGGCGTAAATTTTTCACAATTTGTACCGCAGGATAAGCATACTTCTTATGAAACTTTATGAGTGCAGTGGATAATTTCTGGTTACCGGCTTTGACTTCAATGATCTTTTCTATAACGCCCTTATTACTGATAGCAAAATCTACTTCCTCACCATCTTTAGTACGCAAATAATGTAACTCATATTCAGCCGCCTCATAATCATATTTAGCATAAACATGCTTTAATAAACAATTAGCTACCAAATTTTCCAATTTCACACCTTCATTACCCTCAACCAAAGCCGTATCAAAAAAATAAATTTTGGGTTCCTTAATCAAACTACGACTAATATTATTTGAATACGGCGTAATTCGAAAGACAATATAAACCGCTTCCAAAATTTGAATATATTTTTTTACCGTCGTAGGCGATATTCCAATATCCTCAGCCAATGATTGATAAGAAACAGGTGAACCTACACGCTGACGCAACAAATTAAAAATCAGCTGCATTGCCTTAATATGTTGAATACTATCAAATTCAAAAATATCCGTATTCAACAAACTACTCATATATTGTAAACGCCAACGTTCAGCATCAATATCATTGTCAGCTAAATATGGCTCAGGGAAACCACTACGTTTTAATAGTTTTTCTAAATCAACTGGCATGCCTGTTTGATATAACTCGGCAGGAGATAGAGGTAATAAACGATGACGAAAGTAACGTCCCGCTAATGAATCACCAACATGATTAAAAATATCCAAGCGCGCACTGCCGGTGACTAACAGTCTAGTCGCTGCAGGCTTGGTATCATAAAGTCCTTTGAGATAATTCTTCCATTCAGGCATTTTATGCAGTTCATCCAGAATTACCAATTCTGTTCCAGCCAACCAATTCTGCTGCAAAATGATAGGGCGATCGTTTAACTGATCGTAGTTTAAATAGATGCTAGATGAAAATGATTGAGCTATTTGCTTGGCCAACCAGGTCTTACCCGCCTGGCGTGGGCCGACTAGCAAGACCATTTTCTTGTCTAGATCATTGAGAATAGCGGTGGTTTGTATGCGTCTCATCCGACTATTCTGCAGCGCATTGGAGAAAAGTCAAGACTTTTCTCCAATGCGCTGCAGAATAGTCGAAAATCATGATGGTTTTGAGGAAATAAAGTTGGCAAAAATAGCATCCGCAGGCATAAAGCCATTGATTTTGAGTTTAAAGTTTGGGGGTGGGATGCACCATGGAGCGCACATCCCACCCCCAAACTTTAAACTCAAAATCAATGGCTTCCTTCCAAATGCACCGATTCTGTAGCTTTTGCAACCACAGTCTTTGCCGTTTTTCTGCCACTCCATCTAGCTTTTAACGATTCTAAATACAAATAGATCACCGGCGTAATATAAAGTGTCAATAACTGCGACAACACCAATCCCCCCGCCACAGCAACCCCCAAAGGCCGTCGTGTCTCGGAACCGGCACCAAATGCCAAGGCAATCGGCAATACACCCATCAATGCTGCCATCGTCGTCATCATAATCGGACGAAACCGCGTCAAACAGGCTGAATAAATTGCATCAAATGCGGGAAGCCCCTGCTTGCGCTGTGCCTCTATCGCAAAATCTATCATCATAATCGCATTCTTTTTTACAATACCCGTCAACATAATGATACCAATAAACGCATACATATCTAATTCAATATGAAATATTAACAATGCCAGCAACGCACCCACCCCAGCCGAAGGCAAACCCGATAACACCGTCAGCGGGTGAATAAAACTCTCATACAACATGCCTAATAAAATATAAATCACAATAATTGCTAGCAGCAATAACAAACCCATGCCCTGATTAGAATCTTTAAATGCTTGTGCCGTACCCTGAAAGCTCGCAGTCAGCGTCGCAGGCAAACTCAATCCACGTTCCATTTTATGGATTTCAGTAATCGCATCGCCAATGGAAGTACCCAATTTCACATTAAAAGAAATCGTAATCGCCGGTAGCTGTCCCTGATGATTTATCGTAAGTGGACCATAACTCTGGGTGAGTTCTGCCACTGCGTTTAACGGCACCAACTCACCGCTGTTAGCCCGAAGATAAAGACGCGATAAGGCAGAAGGGTCAGTCTGATAACTGGGATCTAATTCCAGCAATACCTGATAATTATCAATCGTTGAATAAATCGTCGAAATTTGCTGGCCGCCAAAAGCATTAGCCAGTGTCATTTCAATTTGTTCTGGTGTAATACCAAGCTTCGCCGCTTTATCGCGTTGTATATTTACAAATACTTGCGGACCGGTATCTTGTACGTCCGTCGTCACATCCTGTAATCCGGGAAGCTGGCTGATTTTATCGGTTAATATCGCTGCCCAGCGATTGAGCTGTTTTGTATCCGTATCCTGTAATGTGTATTGATATGGACTTTTACTGACTTTACCGCCAATACGAATACTCTGCGTGTTCTGCAAATACACATTAATACCAGCAACGCTCTCAAGCTGCGGGCGCAATGCTTGCACCAACTGATCTGAACTTAATCGGCGTTGGTCACGCGGTTTTAACCGCACAAACAAACGTCCTGAGTTAGGCGTCACACTAAAACCGCCGGCGCCAACGCTGGATAAAACGCCTTCCACATCCGAGTTCTGTTGAATTAAGCGTGCAATCTGATTTTGGCGTTTTGACATTTCATCAAACGACATAGCGGGGTCAGATTCAGTATAAGCAAATAATTGATTGGTATCTTCGCTCGGTAAAAATCCTTTGGGAACAATAGCAAACAATAGCGCAGTGACTATCAGCGTTAAGCCAAATACGCCTAGCATAATACGCCTATGCCGCAATGCCCATTGCAGACTGTTCTCATAAAGCGCTAATAACTTTTGAAAATACCGCTCTGATTGCACGAAAAATCGGTTAGATTCTTTGTGTGCTACTTCAAGCTTTAGTAAACGGCCGCACAACATGGGTGTTAAACTTAACGAAATAAATCCCGATAATAAAATGGTGACACAGATCGTCACCGCGAACTCATGAAATAGTCGCCCTAATAACCCACCCATAAATAACAATGGCACAAACACCACAGTCAGCGACAAAGTCATAGATAAAATAGTAAAACTGATTTCCTTAGAACCCTTAAGTGCCGCGGTCAATGGTGTCTCGCCGCGTTCGATGTAACGCACAATATTTTCCAGCATGACGATCGCATCATCGACGACAAAACCTACGGACAGGGTCAGTGCCAAAAGCGATAAATTATCCAAGCTATAACCTAACCAATACATAAACGCAAATATGCCGATGATCGATAGCGGCAACGCAATACTGGGTATCAAGGTTGCTTGCGCACGGCGTAAAAATAAAAAGATCACCATGACGACTAAGCAGCCTGCCAACACTAGCGTGAATTGCACCTCATGCACCGAGGCACGTATCGATTCCGAACGATCATAAATGACTTTCAGCTCAATATCGGCCGGCAGTTGTTTTTGGAATTGCGGCAACATGGCATGGATGGCATCGACCGTCGCAATGGTGTTAGCACCTGGCTGACGTAACACGGCTAATGCCACCGCGCGTTTATCGTTGTACCAACTGGCGAGGCGGGTGTTTTCCACGCTGTCTATGACTTTTCCTAATTCCTGCAAGCGCACAGGTGCACCATTACGGTAAGCTACGACTAACGGCCGATACGCTTTTGCATCTTCTAATTGGCCATTCGCCTGAATTAAGTAGTTTTGTTTGGGGCCGTTTAAAGTACCTGTAGGTAAATTAACGTTATTGCTCTGTACAGCCTGCATGACAGTATTTAAGTCCAACTGTCGGGCTGCTAATAAATCAGGATTTAACTGGATGCGCACAGCATATTTCTGTGAGCCAAACACACTCACCTGCGCTACGCCTTGAATCATGGAAATACGTTGTGCTAATAGGGTCTCTGCGTATTTATCTACAGTGGATAGGGGTAAATTCGGTGAACGCAGCACTAAGTACATAATGGGCGCTACCGCCGGGTTGATTTTGCGGTAAGTGGGTAAACTCGGCATATCGCTAGGCAAACGTGCTGATGCTGCGGAAATGGCGGCTTGAACATCTTGCGCTGCACCATCGATATTTCGATTTAAGTCAAATTGAATGGTGATCTGGGTATTGCCTAAGGTATTGCTAGAAGTCATGGAATCGATACCGGCAATACTGGAGAATTGCTGCTCCAGCGGCGTGGCTACCGCGGTCGCCATGGTTTCCGGGCTAGCTCCAGGTAAAGTAGCACTGACCTGGATAGTAGGAAAATCCACGTTGGGAAGGTCACTGACGGGTAATTTTTTGTAGCCGCTGATGCCTAAGATCAATAATCCCAGCATCAAGAGGATAGTCATCACTGGGCGGCGTATGAAGATTTCACTTAAGTTCATGGTTTGGTTTTATCTGGGTTATGGATTTTCCGTTTTTTTGCGTATGCTTCTTCTGCTGCACTCCCTCTCCCATACTCCCCTAAGGGGAGAGGGATACAGTGCGAAAGGGAAAGAAAATGCTATGAAGCATCTACTGCAGCCTCACCTTAGCCCCATCATTCAAATTCAACTGGCCTTCGGTAATGACCTTTTCTCCTGGTTTTAATCCTTGCAACACCACCGTATTCTCATCAACCTCAGGTCCTATCACCACCGATCTATAGTTCGCCCTACCATTTGCAGTCACAACATATAAATAATTACCTGTTTGTCCGTTCTGCACTGCCCGTGTTGGCGCTAATACCGCATGGTCAAGCGCTTGCAGCGGCAATTCCACAGTCACAAACTGCCCTGGCCATAATTTATGGTCAGTATTGGCAAAGGTCGCTTTCAAAGTAATCATGCCTGTGGTGGCATCCACGGTGTTATCTAAAAAGCTTAATTGACCTTGCCCTAACACTACCCCATCTTTGCCAGTTTTAGCCACTACCGCAATATTTCCTTTGGCCATTTGCTGCTGTAATGCCGGCAATTTTTGCTCAGGTAAAGAGAACTTCACGCTAATGGGGGCAATTTGCCGGATAATCACCAGCGGATTGGGATCACTGGCTTTGACCAAATTACCTGCCTGCACCAACACTTCACCCGCACGGCCGGTAAACGGCGCGCGAATAGTGCAATACTCCAGCTGCAAACTGGCAGTGGCGACAGCCGCTTGATCCGCTGCCACTGTGGCTTTGAACTTAGCAACATCAGTCTTCAAACTGTCATAATCCTGCACACCTACATAGCCATCCTTTAATAGTTTATTATTTCGCGCCAGAATGGCACTGGCATTATCTAGCTGTGCCTGATCGCGGGCCAGATTGGCTTGAGCCTGGTTTAATTGCGCCTGAAAGGGGCGAGGATCAATCTCAAACAATAACTGCCCTTGCTGCACCATCTCGCCATCTTTAAACGCAACATGCTGCAATTGCCCATCCACCAAAGAACGCACTTGAGCCGTAGCAGCGGCTGCCACCGTGCCAATAGCTTGTTCTTTTATCTGGACATTTTTCTGTTCAGCCAAACTCACAGCCACCAACGGCCCCGTAGCTGCAGGACCCATTTTATGATGAAAACTGTAATAGATAGCAATCACAACGATAACTAAAATACTGCAAACCAGAAGATATTTACGCTTCATAGAGGCTCATAAGTTAAGATAGTGCCTGGCAAGGCAGGGACAGAGATAATGATTATTGGATTGATTGTGTAGCAGAATTGAAATTGAACTGTATTCATGGAAAATATTATAACATATTAATGAATCAAAGTCTGTCAGCTAATCTCAGTATGTCAAACCACGGTAGTTCATAATACATTAAGAATATCCTCATATAATTTAATAAATTTTTACAGGATATTCACATGACCTATCAACATCGCGAAGCCAAGAGTAAACCTATCAGTTGCATTAAGTACGGAGTTGAGGATGACTATAGATTAATGGCTGTTATTGATGGCCAAGCTTTTTATCAATCAACTGGCTATAATTCCTCAGGATATTCACTTTCACTCGTATCAGACCTGACAAAAATAACCCTTAAAAAAGACACCATTTATCTTAGTTTCATTCGCGATCAAGAAAAAGGTCTAGTATTACAATACCGACTTTTTAACCCTCAAGGTGAAAGTGTATCAGGCGACATAGCTCAGTTAGAAGGTTGTGATTTTGAAGAGTTGGCTCTTTCTCCAGATGAAGCAAAACTCAAATTGGAAGATTTTTTAGCTGACATTTTAACGCATACTTATCAAAAAGGTCATTCACACTCACCGGCGAAAAAACGCTGGATTCCATTTATCATGGTAGGTGGAACGGAACCCATTGACTGGGAAAATTTGCCAGAGATATATAATAAATACGACATCCC
The genomic region above belongs to Gammaproteobacteria bacterium and contains:
- a CDS encoding DUF192 domain-containing protein gives rise to the protein MFKKLITIIFLTSFFIIATYANAKSNPLPLGTVKINSIVYQVEVADNDATRMQGLSGRSALGKNKGMYFVFPYAKTLSFWMRDMQFPLDIVWIKDQVVIGISRNIPPPAPGTLLQDLAHYISPQPADRVLELNANAASTIQIGDTVVFSSK
- a CDS encoding ATP-binding protein, with product MRRIQTTAILNDLDKKMVLLVGPRQAGKTWLAKQIAQSFSSSIYLNYDQLNDRPIILQQNWLAGTELVILDELHKMPEWKNYLKGLYDTKPAATRLLVTGSARLDIFNHVGDSLAGRYFRHRLLPLSPAELYQTGMPVDLEKLLKRSGFPEPYLADNDIDAERWRLQYMSSLLNTDIFEFDSIQHIKAMQLIFNLLRQRVGSPVSYQSLAEDIGISPTTVKKYIQILEAVYIVFRITPYSNNISRSLIKEPKIYFFDTALVEGNEGVKLENLVANCLLKHVYAKYDYEAAEYELHYLRTKDGEEVDFAISNKGVIEKIIEVKAGNQKLSTALIKFHKKYAYPAVQIVKNLRHELVQNGIEIIRAENFLRSLLL
- a CDS encoding efflux RND transporter permease subunit, translating into MNLSEIFIRRPVMTILLMLGLLILGISGYKKLPVSDLPNVDFPTIQVSATLPGASPETMATAVATPLEQQFSSIAGIDSMTSSNTLGNTQITIQFDLNRNIDGAAQDVQAAISAASARLPSDMPSLPTYRKINPAVAPIMYLVLRSPNLPLSTVDKYAETLLAQRISMIQGVAQVSVFGSQKYAVRIQLNPDLLAARQLDLNTVMQAVQSNNVNLPTGTLNGPKQNYLIQANGQLEDAKAYRPLVVAYRNGAPVRLQELGKVIDSVENTRLASWYNDKRAVALAVLRQPGANTIATVDAIHAMLPQFQKQLPADIELKVIYDRSESIRASVHEVQFTLVLAGCLVVMVIFLFLRRAQATLIPSIALPLSIIGIFAFMYWLGYSLDNLSLLALTLSVGFVVDDAIVMLENIVRYIERGETPLTAALKGSKEISFTILSMTLSLTVVFVPLLFMGGLLGRLFHEFAVTICVTILLSGFISLSLTPMLCGRLLKLEVAHKESNRFFVQSERYFQKLLALYENSLQWALRHRRIMLGVFGLTLIVTALLFAIVPKGFLPSEDTNQLFAYTESDPAMSFDEMSKRQNQIARLIQQNSDVEGVLSSVGAGGFSVTPNSGRLFVRLKPRDQRRLSSDQLVQALRPQLESVAGINVYLQNTQSIRIGGKVSKSPYQYTLQDTDTKQLNRWAAILTDKISQLPGLQDVTTDVQDTGPQVFVNIQRDKAAKLGITPEQIEMTLANAFGGQQISTIYSTIDNYQVLLELDPSYQTDPSALSRLYLRANSGELVPLNAVAELTQSYGPLTINHQGQLPAITISFNVKLGTSIGDAITEIHKMERGLSLPATLTASFQGTAQAFKDSNQGMGLLLLLAIIVIYILLGMLYESFIHPLTVLSGLPSAGVGALLALLIFHIELDMYAFIGIIMLTGIVKKNAIMMIDFAIEAQRKQGLPAFDAIYSACLTRFRPIMMTTMAALMGVLPIALAFGAGSETRRPLGVAVAGGLVLSQLLTLYITPVIYLYLESLKARWSGRKTAKTVVAKATESVHLEGSH
- a CDS encoding efflux RND transporter periplasmic adaptor subunit, producing the protein MKRKYLLVCSILVIVVIAIYYSFHHKMGPAATGPLVAVSLAEQKNVQIKEQAIGTVAAAATAQVRSLVDGQLQHVAFKDGEMVQQGQLLFEIDPRPFQAQLNQAQANLARDQAQLDNASAILARNNKLLKDGYVGVQDYDSLKTDVAKFKATVAADQAAVATASLQLEYCTIRAPFTGRAGEVLVQAGNLVKASDPNPLVIIRQIAPISVKFSLPEQKLPALQQQMAKGNIAVVAKTGKDGVVLGQGQLSFLDNTVDATTGMITLKATFANTDHKLWPGQFVTVELPLQALDHAVLAPTRAVQNGQTGNYLYVVTANGRANYRSVVIGPEVDENTVVLQGLKPGEKVITEGQLNLNDGAKVRLQ